The following coding sequences are from one Streptomyces angustmyceticus window:
- a CDS encoding TatD family hydrolase: MAPQDKNTPPPLPEPLRVAVADSHTHLDMQDGTVEEALAKAASVGVTTVVQVGCDLAGSRWAAETAAAHDAVHATVALHPNEAPRIVLGDPDGWSRQGAREPGGDAALDAALAEIDRLAGLPQVRGVGETGLDHFRTGPEGMAAQERSFRAHIEIAKRHGKALVIHDREAHDDVLRILREEGAPERVVFHCFSGDAAMAEVCAAAGYFLSFAGNVTFKNAQPLREALAVAPPELVLVETDAPFLTPAPYRGRANAPYLVPVTLRAMADVKKMTEDDLATAVAANTARAFGY; the protein is encoded by the coding sequence ATGGCACCGCAGGACAAGAACACCCCGCCGCCGCTGCCCGAACCGCTTCGGGTGGCGGTCGCGGATTCCCACACCCATCTCGACATGCAGGACGGCACCGTCGAGGAGGCGCTCGCCAAGGCCGCCTCCGTCGGGGTGACCACCGTGGTGCAGGTGGGCTGCGACCTGGCCGGATCCCGCTGGGCCGCCGAGACCGCGGCCGCCCACGACGCCGTGCACGCCACGGTCGCCCTGCACCCCAACGAGGCGCCCCGCATCGTGCTGGGCGACCCCGACGGGTGGTCGCGGCAGGGGGCCAGGGAGCCCGGCGGCGACGCCGCGCTGGACGCCGCCCTCGCCGAGATCGACCGGCTCGCCGGCCTGCCGCAGGTCCGCGGCGTCGGCGAGACCGGCCTCGACCACTTCCGCACCGGCCCCGAGGGCATGGCCGCCCAGGAGCGCTCCTTCCGCGCCCACATCGAGATCGCCAAGCGGCACGGCAAGGCCCTGGTCATCCACGACCGCGAGGCGCACGACGACGTGCTGCGCATCCTGCGCGAGGAGGGCGCCCCCGAACGGGTCGTCTTCCACTGCTTCTCCGGCGACGCCGCGATGGCCGAGGTCTGCGCCGCGGCCGGCTACTTCCTGTCCTTCGCCGGCAACGTCACCTTCAAGAACGCCCAGCCGCTGCGCGAAGCCCTCGCCGTCGCCCCGCCCGAGCTGGTCCTCGTCGAGACCGACGCCCCGTTCCTCACCCCCGCCCCGTACCGCGGACGGGCCAACGCCCCGTACCTCGTTCCGGTCACGCTCCGGGCGATGGCCGATGTCAAGAAGATGACCGAGGACGACCTGGCCACCGCCGTCGCCGCCAACACGGCGCGTGCCTTCGGGTACTGA